A single region of the Nocardioides sp. W7 genome encodes:
- the ribD gene encoding bifunctional diaminohydroxyphosphoribosylaminopyrimidine deaminase/5-amino-6-(5-phosphoribosylamino)uracil reductase RibD — MGFTDAERSAMARALVLAATPGVPLGPNPRVGCVLLADDGSTLAEGYHRGAGTPHAEADALARAGDAARGTTAVVTLEPCNHTGRTGPCAQALVAAGVRRVVFAQSDPNPVARGGAATLAAAGIEVERGLLEDESRAVNRVWSFAMVHARPFVTWKFATTLDGRSAAADGTSRWVSSQAARLDTHRLRSRCDTMLVGTNTIAVDDPLLTVRDEHGVVLPHQPLRVVMGERDLDPAKRVFDPQLSGGAETLHLRTRDPHAALADLFALDRQHVLLEGGPTLAAAFVQAGLVDEIVAYVAPMFLGSGPNAVADLGITTIADAFRPVVTDVTVLDGIDGEQPNVRLSMTPRTET, encoded by the coding sequence ATGGGCTTCACGGATGCCGAGCGCAGCGCGATGGCGCGCGCCCTGGTGCTCGCGGCGACGCCCGGCGTACCGCTCGGACCGAACCCACGGGTCGGCTGCGTGCTGCTCGCCGACGACGGCAGCACCCTCGCCGAGGGCTACCACCGCGGGGCCGGTACGCCCCACGCCGAGGCCGATGCGCTCGCGCGGGCCGGTGATGCCGCCCGCGGCACGACCGCGGTCGTGACCCTCGAGCCGTGCAACCACACCGGCCGCACCGGTCCGTGCGCGCAGGCCCTGGTCGCCGCAGGGGTACGACGCGTCGTGTTCGCCCAGTCCGACCCCAACCCGGTGGCCCGCGGGGGAGCGGCGACCCTCGCGGCTGCCGGCATCGAGGTCGAGCGCGGCCTGCTCGAGGACGAGTCCCGGGCGGTCAATCGGGTGTGGTCGTTCGCGATGGTGCACGCCCGCCCGTTCGTGACCTGGAAGTTCGCGACCACCCTGGACGGTCGCAGTGCCGCTGCCGACGGCACCAGCCGGTGGGTCAGCTCGCAGGCGGCGCGCCTCGACACCCACCGGCTGCGCTCGCGGTGCGACACGATGCTCGTCGGCACCAACACGATCGCCGTCGACGACCCGCTGCTGACCGTCCGCGACGAGCACGGCGTCGTGCTGCCGCACCAACCGCTGCGGGTGGTGATGGGGGAGCGCGACCTCGACCCGGCCAAGCGGGTGTTCGACCCTCAGCTGTCGGGTGGCGCCGAGACGCTGCACCTGCGCACCCGCGACCCGCACGCCGCGCTCGCGGACCTGTTCGCCCTCGACCGCCAGCACGTCTTACTGGAGGGCGGCCCGACCCTCGCCGCCGCCTTCGTCCAGGCCGGCCTGGTCGACGAGATCGTCGCCTACGTCGCCCCGATGTTCCTCGGCTCCGGTCCCAACGCCGTCGCCGACCTCGGAATCACCACGATCGCCGATGCGTTCCGTCCCGTGGTCACTGACGTGACCGTGCTCGACGGGATCGACGGCGAGCAACCCAACGTGCGTCTCTCGATGACGCCGCGAACGGAGACCTGA
- a CDS encoding riboflavin synthase, whose translation MFTGIVEELGTVEAVEDQIDAIRLTIRATTVLEGTGLGDSISVNGCCLTVVSIDDGTWTADVMKETLEKTSMDKVHPGDRVNLERAVTAEKRLGGHIVQGHVDGVGHVVRRTPSEHWEVVEVSLPADVKGGLGRYLVDKGSITVDGVSLTVVEAGPESFTISLIPETLARTTLGFRGPGDRVNLEADILAKHVEKLLAAHTPQKQENNS comes from the coding sequence ATGTTCACCGGAATCGTCGAGGAGCTCGGCACCGTCGAGGCGGTCGAGGACCAGATCGACGCGATCCGCCTCACCATCCGCGCGACCACCGTGCTGGAGGGGACCGGCCTGGGTGACTCCATCTCGGTCAACGGCTGCTGCCTGACCGTGGTCTCGATCGACGACGGCACCTGGACGGCCGACGTCATGAAGGAGACGCTCGAGAAGACCTCCATGGACAAGGTCCACCCCGGCGACCGGGTCAACCTCGAGCGCGCGGTCACCGCCGAGAAGCGCCTGGGCGGCCACATCGTCCAGGGCCACGTCGACGGCGTCGGACACGTCGTACGTCGCACCCCCAGCGAGCACTGGGAGGTCGTCGAGGTCTCGCTGCCCGCCGACGTGAAGGGGGGCCTGGGCCGCTACCTCGTCGACAAGGGCTCGATCACCGTCGACGGCGTCAGCCTGACCGTCGTCGAGGCCGGCCCGGAGTCGTTCACCATCAGCCTGATCCCGGAGACCCTGGCCCGCACCACCCTGGGCTTCCGCGGCCCGGGCGACCGGGTCAACCTCGAGGCCGACATCCTCGCCAAGCACGTCGAGAAGCTGCTCGCCGCGCACACCCCGCAGAAGCAGGAGAACAACTCATGA
- a CDS encoding bifunctional 3,4-dihydroxy-2-butanone-4-phosphate synthase/GTP cyclohydrolase II, translating to MSHRVRLDSVERAIADIAAGKAVVVVDDEDRENEGDIIFAASKATPELMAFTIRHSSGVICVPMPGHMLDRLEIPLMTPHNKDKLRTAYTISVDARDGVSTGISAADRAHTARVLADSATEPWEITRPGHVFPLRYREGGVLARRGHTEAAVDLAKLAGLTPAGVLVEVVNDDGTMKRAGELREFADEHGLAMISIEDLVKYRRRHEVLVVREAETRLPTRHGDFTAFGYRITTDDSEHIALVYGDVSGPDPVLTRVHSECLTGDVFGSSRCDCGPQLDEALERIVAEGRGVVVYLRGHEGRGIGLVAKLQAYQLQDGGRDTVDANLDLGLPADARHYGAATQVLKDLKIDSVRLMTNNPDKVSNLEDYGISVAERVPLTPHPNDHNIAYLLTKRDRMGHVLPDLTVTTGSGTTESGAIR from the coding sequence ATGAGCCACCGGGTCCGACTCGACAGCGTCGAGCGCGCCATCGCCGACATCGCCGCAGGCAAGGCCGTCGTGGTCGTCGACGACGAGGACCGCGAGAACGAGGGCGACATCATCTTCGCGGCGAGCAAGGCGACGCCGGAGCTGATGGCCTTCACCATCCGGCACTCCAGCGGCGTGATCTGCGTGCCGATGCCCGGCCACATGCTCGACCGGCTCGAGATCCCGCTGATGACGCCGCACAACAAGGACAAGCTGCGCACGGCGTACACGATCTCGGTCGACGCCCGCGACGGCGTCTCCACCGGCATCTCGGCCGCCGACCGCGCCCACACCGCGCGGGTCCTGGCCGACTCCGCCACCGAGCCGTGGGAGATCACCCGCCCGGGTCACGTCTTCCCGCTGCGCTACCGCGAGGGCGGCGTGCTGGCCCGCCGCGGCCACACCGAGGCGGCCGTCGACCTGGCGAAGCTCGCCGGCCTGACCCCGGCGGGCGTGCTGGTCGAGGTCGTCAACGACGACGGCACCATGAAGCGTGCCGGTGAGCTGCGCGAGTTCGCCGACGAGCACGGCCTGGCGATGATCTCCATCGAGGACCTGGTCAAGTACCGCCGCCGCCACGAGGTGCTGGTCGTCCGCGAGGCCGAGACCCGGCTGCCCACCCGGCACGGCGACTTCACGGCGTTCGGTTACCGGATCACCACCGACGACTCCGAGCACATCGCCCTCGTGTACGGCGACGTCAGCGGCCCGGACCCGGTGCTGACCCGCGTGCACTCCGAGTGCCTGACCGGCGACGTGTTCGGCAGCAGCCGCTGCGACTGCGGCCCGCAGCTCGACGAGGCCCTGGAGCGGATCGTCGCCGAGGGCCGCGGTGTCGTGGTCTACCTGCGCGGCCACGAGGGTCGGGGGATCGGGCTGGTCGCGAAGCTGCAGGCCTACCAGCTCCAGGACGGCGGCCGCGACACCGTGGACGCCAACCTCGACCTGGGGCTGCCGGCGGACGCCCGCCACTACGGCGCGGCCACCCAGGTGCTGAAGGACCTCAAGATCGACAGCGTGCGGCTGATGACCAACAACCCCGACAAGGTGAGCAACCTCGAGGACTACGGCATCTCCGTCGCCGAGCGGGTGCCGCTGACGCCGCACCCGAACGATCACAACATCGCCTACCTGCTGACCAAGCGCGACCGGATGGGCCACGTGCTGCCTGACCTGACGGTGACCACCGGGAGCGGGACCACCGAGAGCGGAGCCATCCGATGA
- the ribH gene encoding 6,7-dimethyl-8-ribityllumazine synthase, which translates to MSGAGIPTHQPVDCHDLRVAVVAASWHDQVMDGLLAGAARAFADFKVEAPVVVRVPGTFELPVVASALAAQGYDAVVALGVVVRGGTPHFDYVCNAATDGLTRVALDHTVAVGFGVLTCDDDQQALDRAGLEGSKEDKGYEATSAALLTAQTLKRVKRGDGA; encoded by the coding sequence ATGAGCGGAGCCGGAATCCCCACCCACCAGCCCGTCGACTGCCACGACCTGCGGGTCGCGGTCGTGGCCGCGAGCTGGCACGACCAGGTGATGGACGGCCTGCTGGCCGGAGCGGCGCGGGCGTTCGCCGACTTCAAGGTCGAGGCGCCCGTCGTCGTCCGGGTGCCGGGCACCTTCGAGCTGCCCGTGGTGGCCTCCGCGCTGGCCGCGCAGGGGTACGACGCCGTCGTCGCCCTGGGCGTGGTCGTCCGCGGCGGGACACCGCACTTCGACTATGTCTGCAACGCGGCCACCGACGGGCTGACCCGGGTCGCGCTCGACCACACCGTGGCGGTCGGCTTCGGCGTCCTCACCTGCGACGACGACCAGCAGGCGCTGGACCGCGCCGGCCTGGAGGGTTCGAAGGAGGACAAGGGGTACGAGGCCACCTCCGCCGCGCTGCTCACCGCGCAGACCCTCAAGCGGGTCAAGCGCGGCGACGGGGCCTGA
- a CDS encoding response regulator, with amino-acid sequence MSVTRALVVDDDDSIREITQIALEAVGGWQVIPADGGVAALALAREHHPDVVLLDVMMPDMDGPTTFRHLQEDPATRDIPVVLLTAKVQVGDKQVWNEIAVAGVISKPFDPMTLHTQVAEMLGWT; translated from the coding sequence GTGAGCGTCACGAGGGCCCTGGTCGTCGACGACGACGACTCGATCCGGGAGATCACCCAGATCGCGCTGGAGGCGGTCGGCGGCTGGCAGGTCATCCCCGCCGACGGTGGAGTGGCGGCGCTCGCGCTGGCGCGCGAGCACCACCCCGACGTCGTCCTGCTCGACGTGATGATGCCCGACATGGACGGGCCCACGACGTTCCGGCACCTGCAGGAGGACCCCGCGACCCGCGACATCCCGGTCGTGCTGCTGACCGCGAAGGTGCAGGTCGGCGACAAGCAGGTGTGGAACGAGATCGCCGTCGCCGGGGTCATCTCGAAGCCGTTCGACCCGATGACCCTGCACACACAGGTCGCGGAGATGCTCGGCTGGACCTGA
- a CDS encoding pyruvoyl-dependent arginine decarboxylase, with protein MTVSPPADVSVDITVRRGTGSGRTPLAAFDSALLEAGVANLNLITLSSVIPPGSRITHTNDVLEAAHGDRLYCVLSVGHADRPGKIVWAGIGWVIDEETGKGLFVEHHAGSEESLHEQITLSLADMTESRGGGYGPVQFATATAHCTDKPVCALVVAAYTVAGWDER; from the coding sequence ATGACCGTCTCCCCTCCCGCCGACGTCTCCGTCGACATCACCGTGCGACGGGGCACCGGCTCGGGTCGTACCCCGCTGGCCGCGTTCGACAGCGCCCTCCTGGAGGCCGGGGTGGCCAACCTGAACCTGATCACGCTCTCGTCCGTGATCCCGCCCGGGAGCCGGATCACGCACACCAACGACGTGCTCGAAGCCGCCCACGGGGACCGGCTGTACTGCGTCCTCTCGGTCGGGCACGCCGATCGCCCGGGCAAGATCGTCTGGGCGGGTATCGGCTGGGTCATCGACGAGGAGACCGGCAAGGGCCTCTTCGTCGAGCACCACGCCGGCAGTGAGGAGTCGCTGCACGAGCAGATCACGTTGAGCCTGGCCGACATGACCGAGAGCAGGGGCGGTGGGTACGGCCCCGTGCAGTTCGCCACCGCGACCGCCCACTGCACCGACAAGCCCGTCTGCGCGCTGGTCGTGGCGGCGTACACCGTCGCCGGATGGGACGAGCGGTGA
- a CDS encoding ATP-binding protein, with translation MAILMFCLLLQPGLPASFRSATTAAGLLFAGLAAAASCGVAARRSTGRRRRAWQLLTGAAVVAVAGNIVVAALALAPSNTVSDVSIGLALLLSIAGLLNFPTTRRRGLDLLVMALDGVVMGSAVLIIAFVLVYDDLWDSADAPGQGLLTLLIPVLDVVLVAVGLLLVQRIRGAARPALVLLAGGFLMYAVSDLSYAALVAQDEFEFGSLLDLGWIAGYLVIAVSAWYPTPETDIVENDTGAETLDTVIVFAMLIAAAVVQTVFEEQGQSPFIQLAIWIVLVLAAGLRQTLLTVDNARLRRGLEQRVREQTSDLRRLARQNEILLTSVGDGIYGVDADGRITFVNPLGAQVLGYDPEELRGRHAHDTFHAAAADGTAFPWEGCYVFEAIRAGRVTSAEEDVYRRSDGVEFPVEITASPLLDEDVVRGAVVVFRDVTQRQEVDRMKNEFLSVVSHELRTPLTSIRGSLGLLASGSVGALEPRAQSLTAIALESSERLTRLINDILDLERIESGTRPMDLTTLEAADLLAASATELAGLARTSGVRVALGRVEGRVVADRDRVVQTLTNLLGNALKFSERDSIVTLEAHEDGRFVVFAVHDNGRGIPEDKLETVFERFEQVDSSDARQKGGTGLGLAISRGIVERHGGRIWAESTVNSGTTVRFSLPTAHRSAPGHGPSDAPLVLVCDDDAETVDTLSAMLVQHGFRSIGVSDGRTAVSRAVAERPALILLDVRMPGTTGADVVAELREHPRTRAIPVVVVSGLGPDDDPGLRTWAKDWLIKPVTEERLLGAIGAALAGRLADATVLLVEDDDDLASIVTALLAPHGLRVVHARTASEAIRLGAEVVPQVLVLDLQLPDGHGSQVVAEFRRSSLLADVALVVYSAADVEQHQRGDLKLGKTVFLTKGRSGPEALEDRVLDLVNALTGRESEGDS, from the coding sequence GTGGCCATCTTGATGTTCTGTCTCCTGCTGCAACCCGGCCTCCCAGCGTCGTTCCGGTCGGCGACCACCGCCGCCGGGCTCCTCTTCGCGGGACTGGCCGCCGCGGCCAGCTGCGGGGTGGCGGCCCGACGCAGTACGGGCCGCCGCCGACGGGCCTGGCAGCTGCTCACCGGAGCCGCCGTCGTGGCCGTCGCCGGCAACATCGTCGTCGCCGCCCTGGCCCTCGCCCCGTCCAACACGGTCAGCGACGTCTCGATCGGCCTGGCCCTGCTGCTCTCGATCGCCGGACTGCTGAACTTCCCGACCACGCGCCGCCGGGGGCTCGACCTGCTGGTGATGGCGCTCGACGGCGTGGTGATGGGCTCCGCCGTACTCATCATCGCCTTCGTCCTCGTCTACGACGACCTGTGGGACAGCGCCGACGCCCCGGGCCAGGGCCTGCTCACCCTGCTCATCCCGGTGCTCGACGTCGTCCTGGTGGCGGTCGGGCTGCTGCTGGTGCAGCGGATCCGCGGAGCGGCCCGGCCCGCCCTGGTGCTGCTGGCCGGCGGCTTCCTGATGTACGCCGTCTCCGACCTGTCCTACGCCGCACTGGTGGCCCAGGACGAGTTCGAGTTCGGCAGTCTGCTCGACCTGGGCTGGATCGCCGGCTACCTCGTCATCGCGGTGTCCGCGTGGTACCCCACCCCCGAGACCGACATCGTCGAGAACGACACCGGCGCGGAGACGCTCGACACGGTGATCGTCTTCGCGATGCTGATCGCCGCCGCGGTCGTCCAGACGGTGTTCGAGGAGCAGGGCCAGTCCCCCTTCATCCAGCTCGCGATCTGGATCGTCCTGGTGCTGGCCGCCGGACTCCGGCAGACCCTCCTGACCGTCGACAACGCACGGCTGCGGCGAGGCCTGGAGCAGCGGGTGCGCGAGCAGACCTCCGACCTGCGCCGGCTGGCCCGCCAGAACGAGATCCTGCTGACGTCGGTGGGCGACGGTATCTACGGCGTCGACGCCGACGGCCGGATCACCTTCGTCAATCCCTTGGGTGCCCAGGTCCTCGGGTACGACCCCGAGGAGCTGCGCGGTCGGCACGCGCACGACACCTTCCACGCCGCCGCCGCTGATGGCACGGCCTTCCCGTGGGAGGGGTGCTACGTCTTCGAGGCGATCCGGGCGGGCCGCGTGACCAGCGCCGAGGAGGACGTCTACCGGCGCTCCGACGGCGTCGAGTTCCCGGTCGAGATCACGGCGAGCCCGCTGCTCGACGAGGACGTCGTGCGCGGCGCGGTCGTGGTCTTCCGCGACGTCACCCAGCGCCAGGAGGTCGACCGGATGAAGAACGAGTTCCTCTCCGTGGTGAGCCACGAGCTGCGCACCCCGCTGACGTCGATCCGCGGCTCCCTGGGTCTGCTGGCCAGCGGCAGCGTGGGTGCCCTCGAGCCGCGCGCCCAGTCGCTGACCGCGATCGCCCTGGAGAGCAGCGAGCGGTTGACCCGGCTGATCAACGACATCCTCGATCTGGAGCGCATCGAGTCCGGCACCCGACCGATGGACCTGACGACCCTCGAGGCAGCCGACCTCCTCGCGGCCTCGGCGACCGAACTCGCCGGTCTCGCGCGGACCAGCGGCGTCCGGGTCGCGCTCGGCCGGGTCGAGGGTCGGGTCGTCGCCGACCGGGACCGGGTGGTCCAGACGCTGACGAACCTGCTGGGCAACGCGCTGAAGTTCTCCGAACGCGACAGCATCGTGACCCTGGAGGCGCACGAGGACGGCCGTTTCGTCGTCTTCGCCGTGCACGACAACGGCCGCGGCATCCCCGAGGACAAGCTCGAGACGGTCTTCGAGCGGTTCGAGCAGGTCGATTCCTCCGACGCCCGGCAGAAGGGCGGCACGGGCCTGGGCCTGGCGATCAGCCGCGGGATCGTCGAGCGGCACGGGGGCCGGATCTGGGCCGAGAGCACGGTCAACTCCGGCACCACGGTGCGCTTCTCGCTCCCGACGGCCCACCGGTCGGCGCCCGGGCACGGCCCGAGCGACGCACCCCTGGTGCTGGTGTGTGACGACGACGCCGAGACGGTCGACACGCTCTCCGCCATGCTGGTCCAGCACGGGTTCCGCTCCATCGGCGTCAGCGACGGACGCACGGCTGTGAGCCGGGCCGTCGCCGAGCGTCCCGCGCTCATCCTGCTCGACGTCCGGATGCCCGGCACGACCGGTGCCGACGTCGTGGCCGAGCTGCGCGAGCACCCCCGCACCCGGGCGATCCCCGTGGTGGTGGTCTCGGGCCTCGGACCGGACGACGACCCCGGCCTGCGGACGTGGGCCAAGGACTGGCTGATCAAGCCGGTCACGGAGGAGCGGCTGCTCGGCGCGATCGGGGCCGCCCTGGCGGGTCGGCTCGCCGACGCCACGGTCCTGCTCGTCGAGGACGACGACGACCTGGCCAGCATCGTCACCGCCCTGCTCGCGCCCCACGGCCTCCGCGTCGTCCACGCCCGCACGGCGAGCGAGGCCATCCGCCTCGGCGCCGAGGTGGTGCCCCAGGTGCTCGTGCTCGACCTGCAGCTGCCCGACGGGCACGGCTCGCAGGTCGTCGCGGAGTTCCGCCGCAGCTCCCTGCTCGCCGACGTCGCGCTGGTGGTCTACAGCGCCGCCGACGTCGAACAGCACCAGCGGGGCGATCTCAAGCTCGGAAAGACCGTATTTCTGACGAAGGGCCGATCGGGCCCGGAGGCTCTAGAAGACCGGGTCCTCGACCTGGTCAATGCCCTCACCGGGCGAGAAAGTGAAGGTGACTCATGA
- a CDS encoding phosphoribosyl-ATP diphosphatase — MKTFDELWAELSEKARTRPEGSGTVRQLEAGVHAIGKKLVEEAAESWMAAEHEGAERAAEEISQLLYHAQVLMLATGIELDDVYAHL, encoded by the coding sequence GTGAAGACGTTCGACGAGTTGTGGGCCGAGCTGAGCGAGAAGGCCCGGACCAGGCCCGAGGGGTCGGGGACGGTGCGGCAGCTCGAGGCCGGCGTCCATGCGATCGGCAAGAAGCTGGTCGAGGAGGCCGCCGAGTCCTGGATGGCGGCCGAGCACGAGGGCGCCGAGCGGGCGGCCGAGGAGATCAGCCAGCTGCTCTACCACGCACAGGTGCTGATGCTCGCGACCGGCATCGAGCTCGACGACGTCTACGCCCACCTCTGA
- the hisG gene encoding ATP phosphoribosyltransferase: protein MSLLRIAIPNKGSLSQAASEMLRESGYRQREDPKQLTLTDTENGVEFFYLRPRDIALYVGEGTLDIGVTGRDLLLDSGAKAEEALSLGFGRSRFRFAGPKGAFTDLAQLSGARIATSYVGVVRAFLEERGIEASVVRLDGAVETSIQLGVADAIADVVETGSTLRQAGLEVFGETILESEAVLVTRSGSVPSGFDVFKRRLEGVLVARGFVMMDYDIEESRVAAAVQLTPGIEGPTISPLRREGWVAVRAMVPRDGSQRLMDELFEIGARGILTTKIDACRL from the coding sequence ATGTCCCTGCTCCGCATCGCGATCCCCAACAAGGGCTCGCTGTCCCAGGCCGCCTCCGAGATGCTCCGGGAGTCCGGCTACCGCCAGCGCGAGGACCCCAAGCAGCTGACGTTGACCGACACCGAGAACGGTGTCGAGTTCTTCTACCTGCGCCCGCGCGACATCGCGCTGTACGTCGGCGAGGGCACCCTCGACATCGGGGTCACCGGACGCGACCTGCTCCTCGACTCCGGCGCCAAGGCCGAGGAGGCGCTGAGCCTCGGGTTCGGGCGCAGCCGGTTCCGGTTCGCCGGGCCGAAGGGTGCCTTCACCGACCTCGCCCAGCTGTCCGGCGCCCGGATCGCGACGTCGTACGTCGGGGTCGTGCGCGCCTTCTTGGAGGAGCGCGGCATCGAGGCCAGCGTGGTCCGCCTGGACGGCGCGGTCGAGACCAGCATCCAGCTCGGGGTCGCCGACGCGATCGCCGACGTCGTCGAGACTGGCAGCACCCTGCGCCAGGCCGGCCTGGAGGTCTTCGGCGAGACGATCTTGGAGTCCGAGGCGGTGCTCGTGACCCGCAGCGGATCCGTGCCGTCCGGATTCGACGTCTTCAAGCGGCGCCTCGAGGGCGTGCTCGTCGCCCGTGGCTTCGTGATGATGGACTACGACATCGAGGAGTCCCGGGTCGCGGCGGCCGTGCAGCTGACGCCGGGGATCGAGGGTCCGACAATCTCGCCGCTGCGCCGTGAGGGCTGGGTCGCGGTCCGCGCGATGGTCCCGCGAGACGGCTCGCAGCGGCTGATGGACGAGCTGTTCGAGATCGGCGCCCGCGGCATTCTGACGACCAAGATCGATGCCTGCCGACTCTGA
- a CDS encoding PH domain-containing protein, translating into MPADSDPAPEVAVSLPHTWRPLGPRIAGAAGGSLLLALFLAAWFAFDDETRARFTVFQIGTLVLLWLAGAAAMNALVRSRVVAERERLVVVNGYRRRELDWAEVVAVRLPPGAPWVTLDLADGDTLAAMGIQGSDGDRARRAVRQLRALVDQPPNR; encoded by the coding sequence ATGCCTGCCGACTCTGACCCGGCGCCCGAGGTCGCCGTGTCCCTGCCGCACACCTGGCGGCCGCTGGGTCCCCGGATCGCCGGCGCCGCCGGTGGGTCGCTGCTGCTCGCGCTCTTCCTGGCCGCGTGGTTCGCCTTCGACGACGAGACCCGGGCGCGCTTCACGGTGTTCCAGATCGGCACCCTGGTCCTCCTGTGGCTGGCCGGCGCCGCTGCGATGAACGCCCTGGTGCGCTCCCGCGTGGTGGCCGAGCGGGAACGACTGGTCGTCGTCAACGGCTACCGGCGCCGCGAGCTGGACTGGGCCGAGGTGGTCGCGGTCCGGCTGCCCCCGGGCGCGCCGTGGGTCACGCTCGACCTCGCCGACGGCGACACGCTGGCGGCGATGGGCATCCAGGGCTCCGACGGCGACCGCGCCCGCCGCGCCGTACGCCAGCTCCGGGCCCTGGTCGACCAGCCCCCGAACCGCTGA
- a CDS encoding aldose 1-epimerase family protein: MLPPSGDQFEIAAGGYRAVVTESGAALRLLTYGGRALVDGFEEHETSYGGRGQLLAPWPNRVRDGRYSFGGAEHQLALTEPKRHNASHGLARWVAWTVQEHTAHSVALSYRLMAQTGYPWTLDLSVVYDLSADGLTVTQTATNTTDAPAPYASGAHPYLALGAGPVDVLELTMPAATRLLTDPERLLPTGREAVDGTAYDFRVARPLRAVALNDTFTDLERDDRGVATTVLRDPSSGLGVVLWVDEHHPWLLLYTADDVPATARRSIAVEPMTAPPDALRSGEDLVILGPAGSPDDELSATWGVRDAG, encoded by the coding sequence ATGCTTCCTCCGAGCGGTGACCAGTTCGAGATCGCCGCGGGCGGCTACCGCGCGGTCGTCACCGAGAGCGGCGCCGCGCTGCGGCTGCTGACGTACGGCGGCCGCGCGCTCGTCGACGGCTTCGAGGAGCACGAGACGTCGTACGGCGGTCGCGGCCAGCTGCTGGCGCCGTGGCCCAACCGGGTGCGGGACGGGCGGTACTCCTTCGGCGGTGCCGAGCACCAGCTCGCCCTGACCGAGCCGAAGCGGCACAACGCCTCGCACGGCCTGGCCCGCTGGGTCGCCTGGACCGTCCAGGAGCACACCGCGCACTCGGTCGCCCTCTCCTACCGGCTGATGGCGCAGACCGGCTATCCGTGGACGCTCGACCTGAGCGTGGTCTACGACCTCTCCGCGGACGGGCTGACCGTCACCCAGACGGCCACCAACACCACCGATGCACCCGCGCCGTACGCCAGCGGCGCGCATCCCTACCTCGCCCTCGGCGCCGGCCCGGTCGACGTGCTGGAGCTGACGATGCCGGCCGCCACCCGGCTGCTCACGGACCCCGAGCGGCTGCTCCCGACCGGGCGGGAGGCCGTCGACGGCACGGCGTACGACTTCCGGGTGGCCCGGCCGCTGCGCGCGGTGGCCCTCAACGACACGTTCACCGATCTGGAGCGCGACGACCGCGGGGTGGCGACGACCGTGCTGCGCGACCCGTCCTCCGGGCTCGGTGTCGTGCTGTGGGTCGACGAGCACCACCCGTGGCTGCTGCTCTACACCGCCGACGACGTGCCGGCCACGGCGCGCCGCTCGATCGCGGTGGAGCCGATGACGGCGCCGCCCGACGCGCTGCGCTCCGGTGAGGACCTGGTCATCCTGGGCCCGGCCGGCAGCCCCGACGACGAGCTGTCGGCGACCTGGGGTGTTCGCGACGCTGGTTGA
- a CDS encoding 4-amino-4-deoxy-L-arabinose transferase, which yields MATVSPSEAALRLARDRAPSLGAGRLICVDGPAGSGKTTLAAGIAALAPGAVVVNTDELLDGWGGLPTLPPRLAALIEPLSRGADSSYLRFDWHAGRYADRVEVPCSPLLVLEGVGAGTRLLAPYRTVLVWVSAPDDQRLRRVVERDGAGVEPYLAAWVADETEHFAAEGTRLAADLHV from the coding sequence GTGGCCACGGTCTCGCCTTCTGAGGCCGCGCTCCGGCTCGCCCGCGACCGCGCGCCGAGCCTCGGGGCCGGGCGACTGATCTGCGTGGACGGCCCCGCCGGCTCCGGCAAGACCACCCTGGCCGCCGGCATCGCCGCGCTGGCCCCGGGCGCGGTCGTCGTCAACACCGACGAGCTGCTCGACGGCTGGGGCGGACTGCCGACCCTCCCCCCGCGACTCGCGGCGCTCATCGAACCGCTCTCCCGCGGCGCGGACTCGTCGTACCTCCGCTTCGACTGGCACGCCGGGCGGTACGCCGACCGGGTCGAGGTGCCGTGCTCCCCGCTGCTGGTGCTCGAAGGGGTCGGCGCCGGCACCCGGCTGCTGGCGCCGTACCGCACGGTGCTGGTCTGGGTCAGCGCCCCGGACGACCAGCGGCTCCGGCGCGTCGTGGAGCGCGACGGCGCCGGCGTCGAGCCGTACCTGGCCGCCTGGGTCGCCGACGAGACCGAGCACTTCGCAGCGGAGGGCACCCGGCTGGCCGCCGACCTGCACGTCTAG